One part of the Sesamum indicum cultivar Zhongzhi No. 13 unplaced genomic scaffold, S_indicum_v1.0 scaffold00148, whole genome shotgun sequence genome encodes these proteins:
- the LOC105179356 gene encoding uncharacterized protein LOC105179356 isoform X2, with protein sequence MENGEGNLESKFAGLTVTDPYNINGNDGLFQVMKAVEAAEATIKQQVEENNRLRSELQKKTEELVRYKSGGMNYQSPPLGDRWADNVNETGRADQIVLHLGNQIGGVGDADINSEHGLPRCVVLQTDIVQSNKDHGMKTQVGNQFYSSNVNGSLNMVHGGPVAPDSSGLSQFVSPSITLFTPTRYQQEGNPDPEVRYPGRDSVSMAEVNNTTVSKQDIAVKVQEHEQEILQLRKHLTEFSIKEAQIQNEKYALEKRISYMRLAFDQQQQDLVLAASKAISYRQDIMEENVRLTYALQAAKQERLTFVSSLMPLLAEYSLQPPVADAQSIVSNVKVLFRHLQEQLLVTEGKLKESQYQLAPWRSDVNPSNFAQSPVYPIEIKNGLELVPQPTYSDGKMPSSDRQTSMVEDILGFPQSGRENLKNFEHDELERHPPLASSNIASDEVPSQLVFSQAEQHTVRSNEGTVGKKVTFGDLVRSSEIDEPENRGHPSDREPSANWNSKASATTTMDDPNSSYSPYLPPVLEEPSSSFSEDDDPLPAIEGLQISGEAFPGQQLQACGYSINGTTSCNFEWVRHLEDGSFNYVDGAKQPNYLVTADDVDTYLAIEVQPLDDRKRKGELVKVFANEHRKITCDPVMHNCIEKTLYTGHASYKLSLSTGYLDIWEPATLAIKRDGYSIKCSGPSGVVVAEKFSSSTIVSIPYGSPTEFSIVDSQGTERILRVDANSTDISGSRDTIVLTLKLFILKVQFLLVIILPENMWAMCMLGNPQKQTDPRISSW encoded by the exons GTGGAAGAGAACAATCGTTTAAGATCTGAACTTCAGAAAAAAACTGAGGAGCTTGTGAGATAT AAATCAGGTGGTATGAATTATCAAAGTCCTCCATTGGGTGATCGATGGGCTGACAATGTTAATGAAACGGGTAGAGCTGATCAAATAGTTCTACATTTAGGAAATCAAATAGGTGGGGTTGGAGATGCGGACATCAATTCTGAACATGGTTTACCAAGGTGTGTTGTTCTTCAAACAGATATTGTCCAAAGTAATAAAGATCACGGTATGAAAACTCAAGTAGGAAACCAATTTTATAGCAGCAACGTCAATGGATCATTGAACATGGTTCATGGTGGTCCAGTTGCACCGGACAGTTCAGGCCTCTCTCAGTTTGTGTCACCATCTATAACATTATTTACTCCTACCAG GTATCAGCAAGAAGGAAATCCGGATCCAGAGGTTAGATATCCTGGAAGGGATTCAGTTTCAATGGCAGAGGTTAATAATACTACTGTTTCAAAGCAG GATATTGCTGTAAAGGTTCAGGAACATGAACAGGAGATTTTACAATTGAGAAAACATCTTACAGAATTCTCAATAAAG GAAGCACAAATTCAGAATGAGAAATATGCCCTGGAGAAGCGTATATCATATATGCGTCTG GCCTTTGATCAGCAACAACAGGATCTTGTTCTTGCTGCATCTAAAGCAATTTCTTACAGACAAGACATAATGGAGGAGAATGTTCGTCTTACATATGCATTACAG GCTGCAAAACAAGAAAGATTAacatttgtttcttctttaatGCCTCTTCTTGCGGAATATTCTCTTCAGCCACCTGTTGCCGATGCCCAATCAATTGTCAGTAATGTCAAG GTCTTGTTTAGGCATTTGCAGGAACAGCTTCTTGTCACTGAG GGAAAGCTGAAAGAGTCCCAGTACCAACTAGCGCCCTGGCGTTCTGATGTGAATCCCTCCAACTTTGCTCAGTCGCCAGTCTATCCTATTGAG ATAAAAAATGGGCTGGAGCTGGTCCCACAACCAACATATTCTGATGGAAAGATGCCATCTTCAGATCGTCAGACATCAATGGTTGAAGATATATTAGGTTTCCCTCAAAGTGGACgggaaaatttgaagaattttgaGCATGATGAATTGGAAAGGCATCCGCCTCTTGCAAGCAG TAACATTGCATCGGACGAAGTACCTTCACAACTTGTGTTTAGCCAGGCTGAACAACATACTGTTCGAAGTAATGAAGGCACAGTCGGTAAGAAAGTCACATTCGGCGACCTTGTTAGAAGTAGCGAGATTGATGAACCTGAGAATAGGGGACACCCAAGTGATAGAGAACCTTCAGCTAATTGGAATTCTAAAGCTTCAGCTACAACAACTATGGACGATCCCAACTCCTCATATTCTCCTTATCTACCCCCAGTTCTTGAGGAGCCATCATCGTCTTTCTCTGAGG ATGATGATCCACTACCAGCAATAGAGGGTCTTCAAATTTCAGGTGAAGCATTTCCTGGACAGCAACTCCAAGCATGTGGATACTCCATAAATGGAACAACCAGTTGTAATTTCGAG TGGGTACGGCATTTGGAAGATGGATCTTTCAATTATGTTGATG GAGCGAAGCAACCAAATTATCTTGTTACTGCTGATGATGTGGATACATATCTTGCCATTGAAGTACAGCCACTGGATGATAGGAAACGGAAG GGTGAACTTGTGAAGGTCTTCGCTAATGAGCATAGGAAAATTACTTGTG ATCCTGTTATGCACAATTGCATAGAGAAGACCCTCTACACTGGTCATGCTTCGTACAAGCTCTCCCTTTCG ACTGGATATCTGGATATATGGGAGCCAGCTACATTGGCCATTAAAAGGGATGGTTACAGCATAAAATGTAGCGGGCCTAGTGGTGTTGTAGTGGCCGAGAAGTTCTCATCATCAACAATT GTCTCTATTCCATATGGAAGTCCAACAGAATTCTCCATAGTTGATTCCCAGGGGACTGAACGCATTTTGAGGGTGGATGCTAACTCGACAGATATAAGTGG aTCAAGAGATACAATCGTCCTGACCTTGAAGTTATTCATCTTGAAGGTACAATTCCTGCTTGTTATCATTCTGCCCGAAAACATGTGGGCCATGTGCATGTTAGGAAATCCTCAGAAACAAACTGATCCTCGTATTTCCA GCTGGTGA
- the LOC105179356 gene encoding uncharacterized protein LOC105179356 isoform X1, which yields MENGEGNLESKFAGLTVTDPYNINGNDGLFQVMKAVEAAEATIKQQVEENNRLRSELQKKTEELVRYKSGGMNYQSPPLGDRWADNVNETGRADQIVLHLGNQIGGVGDADINSEHGLPRCVVLQTDIVQSNKDHGMKTQVGNQFYSSNVNGSLNMVHGGPVAPDSSGLSQFVSPSITLFTPTRYQQEGNPDPEVRYPGRDSVSMAEVNNTTVSKQDIAVKVQEHEQEILQLRKHLTEFSIKEAQIQNEKYALEKRISYMRLAFDQQQQDLVLAASKAISYRQDIMEENVRLTYALQAAKQERLTFVSSLMPLLAEYSLQPPVADAQSIVSNVKVLFRHLQEQLLVTEGKLKESQYQLAPWRSDVNPSNFAQSPVYPIEIKNGLELVPQPTYSDGKMPSSDRQTSMVEDILGFPQSGRENLKNFEHDELERHPPLASSNIASDEVPSQLVFSQAEQHTVRSNEGTVGKKVTFGDLVRSSEIDEPENRGHPSDREPSANWNSKASATTTMDDPNSSYSPYLPPVLEEPSSSFSEAADDDPLPAIEGLQISGEAFPGQQLQACGYSINGTTSCNFEWVRHLEDGSFNYVDGAKQPNYLVTADDVDTYLAIEVQPLDDRKRKGELVKVFANEHRKITCDPVMHNCIEKTLYTGHASYKLSLSTGYLDIWEPATLAIKRDGYSIKCSGPSGVVVAEKFSSSTIVSIPYGSPTEFSIVDSQGTERILRVDANSTDISGSRDTIVLTLKLFILKVQFLLVIILPENMWAMCMLGNPQKQTDPRISSW from the exons GTGGAAGAGAACAATCGTTTAAGATCTGAACTTCAGAAAAAAACTGAGGAGCTTGTGAGATAT AAATCAGGTGGTATGAATTATCAAAGTCCTCCATTGGGTGATCGATGGGCTGACAATGTTAATGAAACGGGTAGAGCTGATCAAATAGTTCTACATTTAGGAAATCAAATAGGTGGGGTTGGAGATGCGGACATCAATTCTGAACATGGTTTACCAAGGTGTGTTGTTCTTCAAACAGATATTGTCCAAAGTAATAAAGATCACGGTATGAAAACTCAAGTAGGAAACCAATTTTATAGCAGCAACGTCAATGGATCATTGAACATGGTTCATGGTGGTCCAGTTGCACCGGACAGTTCAGGCCTCTCTCAGTTTGTGTCACCATCTATAACATTATTTACTCCTACCAG GTATCAGCAAGAAGGAAATCCGGATCCAGAGGTTAGATATCCTGGAAGGGATTCAGTTTCAATGGCAGAGGTTAATAATACTACTGTTTCAAAGCAG GATATTGCTGTAAAGGTTCAGGAACATGAACAGGAGATTTTACAATTGAGAAAACATCTTACAGAATTCTCAATAAAG GAAGCACAAATTCAGAATGAGAAATATGCCCTGGAGAAGCGTATATCATATATGCGTCTG GCCTTTGATCAGCAACAACAGGATCTTGTTCTTGCTGCATCTAAAGCAATTTCTTACAGACAAGACATAATGGAGGAGAATGTTCGTCTTACATATGCATTACAG GCTGCAAAACAAGAAAGATTAacatttgtttcttctttaatGCCTCTTCTTGCGGAATATTCTCTTCAGCCACCTGTTGCCGATGCCCAATCAATTGTCAGTAATGTCAAG GTCTTGTTTAGGCATTTGCAGGAACAGCTTCTTGTCACTGAG GGAAAGCTGAAAGAGTCCCAGTACCAACTAGCGCCCTGGCGTTCTGATGTGAATCCCTCCAACTTTGCTCAGTCGCCAGTCTATCCTATTGAG ATAAAAAATGGGCTGGAGCTGGTCCCACAACCAACATATTCTGATGGAAAGATGCCATCTTCAGATCGTCAGACATCAATGGTTGAAGATATATTAGGTTTCCCTCAAAGTGGACgggaaaatttgaagaattttgaGCATGATGAATTGGAAAGGCATCCGCCTCTTGCAAGCAG TAACATTGCATCGGACGAAGTACCTTCACAACTTGTGTTTAGCCAGGCTGAACAACATACTGTTCGAAGTAATGAAGGCACAGTCGGTAAGAAAGTCACATTCGGCGACCTTGTTAGAAGTAGCGAGATTGATGAACCTGAGAATAGGGGACACCCAAGTGATAGAGAACCTTCAGCTAATTGGAATTCTAAAGCTTCAGCTACAACAACTATGGACGATCCCAACTCCTCATATTCTCCTTATCTACCCCCAGTTCTTGAGGAGCCATCATCGTCTTTCTCTGAGG CTGCAGATGATGATCCACTACCAGCAATAGAGGGTCTTCAAATTTCAGGTGAAGCATTTCCTGGACAGCAACTCCAAGCATGTGGATACTCCATAAATGGAACAACCAGTTGTAATTTCGAG TGGGTACGGCATTTGGAAGATGGATCTTTCAATTATGTTGATG GAGCGAAGCAACCAAATTATCTTGTTACTGCTGATGATGTGGATACATATCTTGCCATTGAAGTACAGCCACTGGATGATAGGAAACGGAAG GGTGAACTTGTGAAGGTCTTCGCTAATGAGCATAGGAAAATTACTTGTG ATCCTGTTATGCACAATTGCATAGAGAAGACCCTCTACACTGGTCATGCTTCGTACAAGCTCTCCCTTTCG ACTGGATATCTGGATATATGGGAGCCAGCTACATTGGCCATTAAAAGGGATGGTTACAGCATAAAATGTAGCGGGCCTAGTGGTGTTGTAGTGGCCGAGAAGTTCTCATCATCAACAATT GTCTCTATTCCATATGGAAGTCCAACAGAATTCTCCATAGTTGATTCCCAGGGGACTGAACGCATTTTGAGGGTGGATGCTAACTCGACAGATATAAGTGG aTCAAGAGATACAATCGTCCTGACCTTGAAGTTATTCATCTTGAAGGTACAATTCCTGCTTGTTATCATTCTGCCCGAAAACATGTGGGCCATGTGCATGTTAGGAAATCCTCAGAAACAAACTGATCCTCGTATTTCCA GCTGGTGA
- the LOC105179356 gene encoding uncharacterized protein LOC105179356 isoform X4: protein MENGEGNLESKFAGLTVTDPYNINGNDGLFQVMKAVEAAEATIKQQVEENNRLRSELQKKTEELVRYKSGGMNYQSPPLGDRWADNVNETGRADQIVLHLGNQIGGVGDADINSEHGLPRCVVLQTDIVQSNKDHGMKTQVGNQFYSSNVNGSLNMVHGGPVAPDSSGLSQFVSPSITLFTPTRYQQEGNPDPEVRYPGRDSVSMAEVNNTTVSKQDIAVKVQEHEQEILQLRKHLTEFSIKEAQIQNEKYALEKRISYMRLAFDQQQQDLVLAASKAISYRQDIMEENVRLTYALQAAKQERLTFVSSLMPLLAEYSLQPPVADAQSIVSNVKVLFRHLQEQLLVTEGKLKESQYQLAPWRSDVNPSNFAQSPVYPIEIKNGLELVPQPTYSDGKMPSSDRQTSMVEDILGFPQSGRENLKNFEHDELERHPPLASSNIASDEVPSQLVFSQAEQHTVRSNEGTVGKKVTFGDLVRSSEIDEPENRGHPSDREPSANWNSKASATTTMDDPNSSYSPYLPPVLEEPSSSFSEAADDDPLPAIEGLQISGEAFPGQQLQACGYSINGTTSCNFEWVRHLEDGSFNYVDGAKQPNYLVTADDVDTYLAIEVQPLDDRKRKGELVKVFANEHRKITCDPVMHNCIEKTLYTGHASYKLSLSTGYLDIWEPATLAIKRDGYSIKCSGPSGVVVAEKFSSSTIVSIPYGSPTEFSIVDSQGTERILRVDANSTDISGSRDTIVLTLKLFILKAGEKKKGKKRSLFFNK from the exons GTGGAAGAGAACAATCGTTTAAGATCTGAACTTCAGAAAAAAACTGAGGAGCTTGTGAGATAT AAATCAGGTGGTATGAATTATCAAAGTCCTCCATTGGGTGATCGATGGGCTGACAATGTTAATGAAACGGGTAGAGCTGATCAAATAGTTCTACATTTAGGAAATCAAATAGGTGGGGTTGGAGATGCGGACATCAATTCTGAACATGGTTTACCAAGGTGTGTTGTTCTTCAAACAGATATTGTCCAAAGTAATAAAGATCACGGTATGAAAACTCAAGTAGGAAACCAATTTTATAGCAGCAACGTCAATGGATCATTGAACATGGTTCATGGTGGTCCAGTTGCACCGGACAGTTCAGGCCTCTCTCAGTTTGTGTCACCATCTATAACATTATTTACTCCTACCAG GTATCAGCAAGAAGGAAATCCGGATCCAGAGGTTAGATATCCTGGAAGGGATTCAGTTTCAATGGCAGAGGTTAATAATACTACTGTTTCAAAGCAG GATATTGCTGTAAAGGTTCAGGAACATGAACAGGAGATTTTACAATTGAGAAAACATCTTACAGAATTCTCAATAAAG GAAGCACAAATTCAGAATGAGAAATATGCCCTGGAGAAGCGTATATCATATATGCGTCTG GCCTTTGATCAGCAACAACAGGATCTTGTTCTTGCTGCATCTAAAGCAATTTCTTACAGACAAGACATAATGGAGGAGAATGTTCGTCTTACATATGCATTACAG GCTGCAAAACAAGAAAGATTAacatttgtttcttctttaatGCCTCTTCTTGCGGAATATTCTCTTCAGCCACCTGTTGCCGATGCCCAATCAATTGTCAGTAATGTCAAG GTCTTGTTTAGGCATTTGCAGGAACAGCTTCTTGTCACTGAG GGAAAGCTGAAAGAGTCCCAGTACCAACTAGCGCCCTGGCGTTCTGATGTGAATCCCTCCAACTTTGCTCAGTCGCCAGTCTATCCTATTGAG ATAAAAAATGGGCTGGAGCTGGTCCCACAACCAACATATTCTGATGGAAAGATGCCATCTTCAGATCGTCAGACATCAATGGTTGAAGATATATTAGGTTTCCCTCAAAGTGGACgggaaaatttgaagaattttgaGCATGATGAATTGGAAAGGCATCCGCCTCTTGCAAGCAG TAACATTGCATCGGACGAAGTACCTTCACAACTTGTGTTTAGCCAGGCTGAACAACATACTGTTCGAAGTAATGAAGGCACAGTCGGTAAGAAAGTCACATTCGGCGACCTTGTTAGAAGTAGCGAGATTGATGAACCTGAGAATAGGGGACACCCAAGTGATAGAGAACCTTCAGCTAATTGGAATTCTAAAGCTTCAGCTACAACAACTATGGACGATCCCAACTCCTCATATTCTCCTTATCTACCCCCAGTTCTTGAGGAGCCATCATCGTCTTTCTCTGAGG CTGCAGATGATGATCCACTACCAGCAATAGAGGGTCTTCAAATTTCAGGTGAAGCATTTCCTGGACAGCAACTCCAAGCATGTGGATACTCCATAAATGGAACAACCAGTTGTAATTTCGAG TGGGTACGGCATTTGGAAGATGGATCTTTCAATTATGTTGATG GAGCGAAGCAACCAAATTATCTTGTTACTGCTGATGATGTGGATACATATCTTGCCATTGAAGTACAGCCACTGGATGATAGGAAACGGAAG GGTGAACTTGTGAAGGTCTTCGCTAATGAGCATAGGAAAATTACTTGTG ATCCTGTTATGCACAATTGCATAGAGAAGACCCTCTACACTGGTCATGCTTCGTACAAGCTCTCCCTTTCG ACTGGATATCTGGATATATGGGAGCCAGCTACATTGGCCATTAAAAGGGATGGTTACAGCATAAAATGTAGCGGGCCTAGTGGTGTTGTAGTGGCCGAGAAGTTCTCATCATCAACAATT GTCTCTATTCCATATGGAAGTCCAACAGAATTCTCCATAGTTGATTCCCAGGGGACTGAACGCATTTTGAGGGTGGATGCTAACTCGACAGATATAAGTGG aTCAAGAGATACAATCGTCCTGACCTTGAAGTTATTCATCTTGAAG GCTGGTGAAAAGAAGAAGGGGAAGAAAAGAAGCCTGTTCTTCAACAAGTGA
- the LOC105179356 gene encoding uncharacterized protein LOC105179356 isoform X3 encodes MENGEGNLESKFAGLTVTDPYNINGNDGLFQVMKAVEAAEATIKQQVEENNRLRSELQKKTEELVRYKSGGMNYQSPPLGDRWADNVNETGRADQIVLHLGNQIGGVGDADINSEHGLPRCVVLQTDIVQSNKDHGMKTQVGNQFYSSNVNGSLNMVHGGPVAPDSSGLSQFVSPSITLFTPTRYQQEGNPDPEVRYPGRDSVSMAEVNNTTVSKQVQEHEQEILQLRKHLTEFSIKEAQIQNEKYALEKRISYMRLAFDQQQQDLVLAASKAISYRQDIMEENVRLTYALQAAKQERLTFVSSLMPLLAEYSLQPPVADAQSIVSNVKVLFRHLQEQLLVTEGKLKESQYQLAPWRSDVNPSNFAQSPVYPIEIKNGLELVPQPTYSDGKMPSSDRQTSMVEDILGFPQSGRENLKNFEHDELERHPPLASSNIASDEVPSQLVFSQAEQHTVRSNEGTVGKKVTFGDLVRSSEIDEPENRGHPSDREPSANWNSKASATTTMDDPNSSYSPYLPPVLEEPSSSFSEAADDDPLPAIEGLQISGEAFPGQQLQACGYSINGTTSCNFEWVRHLEDGSFNYVDGAKQPNYLVTADDVDTYLAIEVQPLDDRKRKGELVKVFANEHRKITCDPVMHNCIEKTLYTGHASYKLSLSTGYLDIWEPATLAIKRDGYSIKCSGPSGVVVAEKFSSSTIVSIPYGSPTEFSIVDSQGTERILRVDANSTDISGSRDTIVLTLKLFILKVQFLLVIILPENMWAMCMLGNPQKQTDPRISSW; translated from the exons GTGGAAGAGAACAATCGTTTAAGATCTGAACTTCAGAAAAAAACTGAGGAGCTTGTGAGATAT AAATCAGGTGGTATGAATTATCAAAGTCCTCCATTGGGTGATCGATGGGCTGACAATGTTAATGAAACGGGTAGAGCTGATCAAATAGTTCTACATTTAGGAAATCAAATAGGTGGGGTTGGAGATGCGGACATCAATTCTGAACATGGTTTACCAAGGTGTGTTGTTCTTCAAACAGATATTGTCCAAAGTAATAAAGATCACGGTATGAAAACTCAAGTAGGAAACCAATTTTATAGCAGCAACGTCAATGGATCATTGAACATGGTTCATGGTGGTCCAGTTGCACCGGACAGTTCAGGCCTCTCTCAGTTTGTGTCACCATCTATAACATTATTTACTCCTACCAG GTATCAGCAAGAAGGAAATCCGGATCCAGAGGTTAGATATCCTGGAAGGGATTCAGTTTCAATGGCAGAGGTTAATAATACTACTGTTTCAAAGCAG GTTCAGGAACATGAACAGGAGATTTTACAATTGAGAAAACATCTTACAGAATTCTCAATAAAG GAAGCACAAATTCAGAATGAGAAATATGCCCTGGAGAAGCGTATATCATATATGCGTCTG GCCTTTGATCAGCAACAACAGGATCTTGTTCTTGCTGCATCTAAAGCAATTTCTTACAGACAAGACATAATGGAGGAGAATGTTCGTCTTACATATGCATTACAG GCTGCAAAACAAGAAAGATTAacatttgtttcttctttaatGCCTCTTCTTGCGGAATATTCTCTTCAGCCACCTGTTGCCGATGCCCAATCAATTGTCAGTAATGTCAAG GTCTTGTTTAGGCATTTGCAGGAACAGCTTCTTGTCACTGAG GGAAAGCTGAAAGAGTCCCAGTACCAACTAGCGCCCTGGCGTTCTGATGTGAATCCCTCCAACTTTGCTCAGTCGCCAGTCTATCCTATTGAG ATAAAAAATGGGCTGGAGCTGGTCCCACAACCAACATATTCTGATGGAAAGATGCCATCTTCAGATCGTCAGACATCAATGGTTGAAGATATATTAGGTTTCCCTCAAAGTGGACgggaaaatttgaagaattttgaGCATGATGAATTGGAAAGGCATCCGCCTCTTGCAAGCAG TAACATTGCATCGGACGAAGTACCTTCACAACTTGTGTTTAGCCAGGCTGAACAACATACTGTTCGAAGTAATGAAGGCACAGTCGGTAAGAAAGTCACATTCGGCGACCTTGTTAGAAGTAGCGAGATTGATGAACCTGAGAATAGGGGACACCCAAGTGATAGAGAACCTTCAGCTAATTGGAATTCTAAAGCTTCAGCTACAACAACTATGGACGATCCCAACTCCTCATATTCTCCTTATCTACCCCCAGTTCTTGAGGAGCCATCATCGTCTTTCTCTGAGG CTGCAGATGATGATCCACTACCAGCAATAGAGGGTCTTCAAATTTCAGGTGAAGCATTTCCTGGACAGCAACTCCAAGCATGTGGATACTCCATAAATGGAACAACCAGTTGTAATTTCGAG TGGGTACGGCATTTGGAAGATGGATCTTTCAATTATGTTGATG GAGCGAAGCAACCAAATTATCTTGTTACTGCTGATGATGTGGATACATATCTTGCCATTGAAGTACAGCCACTGGATGATAGGAAACGGAAG GGTGAACTTGTGAAGGTCTTCGCTAATGAGCATAGGAAAATTACTTGTG ATCCTGTTATGCACAATTGCATAGAGAAGACCCTCTACACTGGTCATGCTTCGTACAAGCTCTCCCTTTCG ACTGGATATCTGGATATATGGGAGCCAGCTACATTGGCCATTAAAAGGGATGGTTACAGCATAAAATGTAGCGGGCCTAGTGGTGTTGTAGTGGCCGAGAAGTTCTCATCATCAACAATT GTCTCTATTCCATATGGAAGTCCAACAGAATTCTCCATAGTTGATTCCCAGGGGACTGAACGCATTTTGAGGGTGGATGCTAACTCGACAGATATAAGTGG aTCAAGAGATACAATCGTCCTGACCTTGAAGTTATTCATCTTGAAGGTACAATTCCTGCTTGTTATCATTCTGCCCGAAAACATGTGGGCCATGTGCATGTTAGGAAATCCTCAGAAACAAACTGATCCTCGTATTTCCA GCTGGTGA